GTTTTTAAAACATCAGTTGCTAAAGTAATTCTTTTAGCAAAAAAAACTAACTTTTGCAAATGAATTATATTCATATATATTACTTGATGATTTTACATAAATTGTTGCTTCATTTCTAGTTATATTTTTAACTAATAAATCTTCTATTACTAAATCTTGATTTTTTTCTTTTGTCGCCGCCAAAATTGTTTCAACGCGATTATCATCAATTGCCTCTAATTCTTTGTTAATTAAATTTTCATTTAAATTAATTCTTCATGTATAATTTGGAAATTGTTGATTAGCAGTATTATTACCTGCAAAATACCAACCCAATGTTCCACCAACGATTCCTAAAACCAAGATAAAAGATAATCCTAAAATTAAAATCATTTTTCTAATCTTTGACATATGAAGTAATTGTTGACGGTTCATAATTAACATTTGACGACTAAAATGTTCTTTTAAAGAACTATTATTTTGATGAATCATTTTTGAAGCGATGGCCCTTGTTTCTTCTTTTTTTACAACAGTCACTGCTTTATCATTTGTTGTATTTTCTTTTATTCGCTCAATTGTTGCTTGCGCTAAGATGATTGTGTCATTTATTATTTTTAATTTACTTGAACCATCACCATTATATAAATTATCTTTTCAAAAGAATGCATACGAATCATTTTTACAGAAAATAAATGCTAACGGAACTATCCCATTATCTTCATCAATATTTCGAGTTTTATCAACAGTACAAAGAAATACTTGTAAATCATCTAAGTCTTTTAATGCATTTCTTTTAGCAACGCTAATAACTTTTTTAAATTTATACTGACAACTATTACACATGCTATCAAAAAAATGTTGCACTTTGTTTTCCATATTCAATTCACCTCCAAATGATACAATAAAAAAATAAATATCTATTTTTAATTATACAGTATTTTTTGAAAAAAAAAAAAAAAAAGCTTGATAAACATTTTTTAGTTAAATTACTTGGTAAATTATGATAAATATTTAGTATGCTAATCAGCATCAGGAACATTTGGCTCAGGGGAATAATTTGATGGCTCTGGTAGGACAATTTCAGACTCAGGATCATTTATTAATAAAGTATATTCAGAATACCCCCCTTGTTTTATCACTTGTTTAGAATGAATAAACAAATAGTTTCAAAGTTGCAAATCCCTTTTTCACATCTTGATAAATTCAGTTTCTTACTTTTACAATCTTAAACTTAGAAAAATCATATTGATAATTTTTAAACTAAATTTCACTTAAGTCATATATTTCTTTTGAATTATAAATTATTAAATTATGCACTGATAAGTTAGCATTTCCAATTAAAATTGTTGATGTAACTAAGGTATTAATCGAAACTGTCAAAAATTGGGGTTAATCTTCATTATTTAGTAAAAGTTCTAAGGCATGGTTTATGTTTATGAACATAAAATACAAGACATTGCTACTAAACTATTTGAAAAAGCTTATTTTGAATTTAAAAATATTGGTATTAACATTAAGAGAATTCGAACAGATAATAAAACTGAATATGTATATAATCATCGTTCAAATTATCCTCATCGAAAAAGTGAATTTACAAAAGCGGTAAATAAAAAAGGAGTTGTCCATTAAACAACTCCAGTACATTCCCCACAGTCAAATGGGAAAATTGAAATCTTTCATTGTAACTGAAATAAGTTTTTTGAATATTTATCAAGATATCTTAAGGAAATTGATGATATTCGAAAACAAATTAAACTCTTTCTAAATTATTAGAACAATATTCGACGACATAAGAGTATAAATCTTTTAACACCAACTAAAGTTGTGTTAAAAGATTTAAAAAATTAACTGGTCTTAAATGTCTATGGTACCTTACAAATTAACTTTTCTTTGCAAAAGATAACCTTAAAATTAAAAAATTTAATAATTATTTTTAAAAATTGAATAATAAGTCCTATATTTCCCCATTTTAATCATGATGGCCAGCTTCATATAAGTCTTTAAATCTTCCCGGTTTTGCAATTAAGTCTTTAAATTTCCCTTTTTGAACAATCCCAACACCAGGTTCTAAGACAAAGATTTGATCAGCATTTTTAATTGTTGATAAACGGTGGGCAATAGAAATCGTTGTTTTACCAACCATAATTTTTTCCAATTCTTTTTGAATTTCTTTTTCAACAATATTATCTAAAGCACTTGTAGCTTCATCTAAAATTAAAATTTCAGGGTCTTTTAAAATCATTCGGGCAATAACTAATCGTTGTTTTTGTCCTCCTGACATCATAAACCCTCGTTCTCCTAAAATGGTATTATAGCCATCTTTTCAGCTCATTACTAGTTTATGAAGATTTGCTTTTTTACAAGCTGCGATTACCTCTTCATCTGTCGCATTAAAGTTCCCATATTTAACGTTGTATAACACATCACCATATAAGATTTTTGGCTCTTGCTCAACATAACCAACATGACTTAAATAACTTGGTAAATTCAAACTTTTTAAATCTTGATTATTAATTAAAATTTTTCCTTCCGTTGGATCATAAAATCTTAATAATAATTTACTAATTGTTGATTTACCACTTCCTGTGGCCCCCACAAAAGCATAGTTTTTTCCTTGCTTAAAAGTTAAATTAGTTTTTGGCAAAATAACAGTGTTTGGTTTTTCTGGATAGGCAAAAACAATATCTTCAAGTATAATATCCCCAGTTATTTTATCAATTTTTGGCGCTGATAAATTTGGTTCAATTGTTGTTGAAACTTTAATTAAAGCCGTTACTCGTCGTGTTGAAGCTGTAGCACGGGCCATTCCAGGAATTAGACCTGTTAAAGTTCAGATTGGTCAACATAAAGTGTTAACTCCCGCAATAAATGATGGTAAAATTAGCATAATTTTTGAAGCATTAGTTGCTTCCCCACCAGTTCCATATAATAAAATTGCACATACAACAACAAGCACAGTTAATCCTGAAGCACAAGTTAAAATAATTGTCATCATTCCGGCTTGAATTCGGTTTAATTTTTTATTGGCATTATAATAACTATCATGAATTTTTTCAAAACGAACCTTTTCATATTCTTCGGTTCCACTAGCCTTTATTAAGGCTACCGCTCCAATTCGGTCTGTTACATCCCCATTTACTTCAGTAATTTTTTTACGAACAACTTCAGTTTCTAATGCTTGTGAACGAAATGTCACTGAAACTAGGGTCATAAAAACTGCTGTTGCCCCAAGTGTAATTAAGGCTAATTGTCAATCAATAATCACTAATGTTACTGCACTACCAATAAAAATAATTGGGATACTAATTAAGTTGGTTGGTGTTAATTGACATTCATCACCAATAATTTGTGTATCATTAATTAATTTTGTCATTGTTTCTCCAATTTTTTTGTCAGAATAATAGCCAATATTTAAATTAACTAAATTATTTAAAACAGCATTACGAATATCAATTTCGATTTGGCGGCCAAACATTCCGCCAACTCTTTCCCGCAGATAAGTTGTAATAACGGAAATTAATAATACCCCCGCAATAATAATTAATCAATAATATCATTCAAGTCCCGTTGAAGGGTTTAACTGTCCATCACCAAAAACATGAGCAACTTCTTTCATTAATTGGCCAATTAGAAAAGTAATTGACACTAAGGCAAAAGAAGAAACAATAATAGCAAAAACTATTGTGAAAGCTCTTAATAAATATCTTTTATAATAAATTGAAACTAATGTAAAAAAACCAATTTTTGGGTTTTTGATGTTTTTCATCATTTCTAATGGTGACTGTTTTTTATAAGAAGTTGTTTCTTCAACTTCAAGATGTTGATCAAGATCTTTTTCAATCTGATTAATATCAATATTATCTTTGCGCATTCAATCGCCTCCTTTCTTTGCTTTTCCCGGCTAAAATTGCCAATAAAAAATATCAACAGAGCGATGATAATATTTTAATGCTATAATGTTAAGTTAATTATAGCAAATAGTTTTTTCAACAGCAAGGAAAATAAATAGCAATA
The Spiroplasma chrysopicola DF-1 genome window above contains:
- a CDS encoding ABC transporter ATP-binding protein, whose protein sequence is MRKDNIDINQIEKDLDQHLEVEETTSYKKQSPLEMMKNIKNPKIGFFTLVSIYYKRYLLRAFTIVFAIIVSSFALVSITFLIGQLMKEVAHVFGDGQLNPSTGLEWYYWLIIIAGVLLISVITTYLRERVGGMFGRQIEIDIRNAVLNNLVNLNIGYYSDKKIGETMTKLINDTQIIGDECQLTPTNLISIPIIFIGSAVTLVIIDWQLALITLGATAVFMTLVSVTFRSQALETEVVRKKITEVNGDVTDRIGAVALIKASGTEEYEKVRFEKIHDSYYNANKKLNRIQAGMMTIILTCASGLTVLVVVCAILLYGTGGEATNASKIMLILPSFIAGVNTLCWPIWTLTGLIPGMARATASTRRVTALIKVSTTIEPNLSAPKIDKITGDIILEDIVFAYPEKPNTVILPKTNLTFKQGKNYAFVGATGSGKSTISKLLLRFYDPTEGKILINNQDLKSLNLPSYLSHVGYVEQEPKILYGDVLYNVKYGNFNATDEEVIAACKKANLHKLVMSWKDGYNTILGERGFMMSGGQKQRLVIARMILKDPEILILDEATSALDNIVEKEIQKELEKIMVGKTTISIAHRLSTIKNADQIFVLEPGVGIVQKGKFKDLIAKPGRFKDLYEAGHHD